In Phormidium yuhuli AB48, one genomic interval encodes:
- a CDS encoding restriction endonuclease, which produces MSEYIAYNLALGILETTPQRKQELGRMLSKLLGFHPGPLGPDGGIDGVLFDESDRLVYFQCKLSHLALDTNHAKLLYADILYHRATIAVMLAGKGYKDTFGQRLFGHPHLENVNIHLLTLVDVLAQTDKFQAAVKALPQLENLSEIDWKQFR; this is translated from the coding sequence ATGAGCGAATACATTGCCTATAATCTGGCTTTGGGTATCTTAGAAACAACTCCCCAGCGCAAACAAGAACTCGGGCGTATGTTGTCAAAACTTTTGGGATTTCATCCGGGACCGTTAGGACCAGATGGAGGAATCGATGGTGTACTTTTCGATGAGAGCGATCGCCTTGTGTACTTTCAGTGCAAACTCAGTCATCTCGCCCTAGACACAAACCATGCCAAGCTCCTCTATGCTGATATTCTCTATCACCGAGCTACCATTGCTGTCATGTTGGCTGGCAAAGGCTACAAAGACACCTTTGGGCAACGGTTGTTTGGCCATCCCCACTTGGAAAACGTGAATATCCACCTCCTGACGCTCGTGGATGTGCTGGCCCAGACGGACAAGTTCCAAGCTGCGGTGAAGGCGTTACCCCAGTTGGAAAACCTGAGCGAGATTGATTGGAAACAGTTCCGTTAG